One part of the Anser cygnoides isolate HZ-2024a breed goose chromosome 9, Taihu_goose_T2T_genome, whole genome shotgun sequence genome encodes these proteins:
- the SLITRK3 gene encoding SLIT and NTRK-like protein 3: protein MMKPSSAETLHKGRMLWIILLSTIALAWTTPIPLIEDSEELDEPCFDPCYCEVKESIFHIHCDNKGFINISQITESWSRPFKLYLQRNSMRKLYTNSFLHLNNAVSINLGNNALQDIQTGAFNGLRVLKRLYLHENKLDIFRNDTFLGLESLEYLQADYNVIKRIESGAFRNLSKLRVLILNDNLIPMLPTNLFKSVSLTHLDLRGNRLKVLSYRGMLDHIGRSLMEIQLEENPWNCTCEIVQLKSWLERIPYTALVGDITCETPFHFHGKDLREIKRSKLCPMLSDSEVEASLGIPQLSSSKENAWPTKPSSMLSSFHFTASSVEYKTSNKQPKPTKQPRAPRPPPTPRGLYPGPNQPPVAAYQTRPPIPIICPTGCSCSLHINDLGLTVNCKERGFHNISELLPRPLNAKKLYLSGNLIQKIYRSDFWNFSSLDLLHLGNNRISYVQDGAFINLPNLKSLYLNGNDIERLTPGMFRGLQSLHYLYFEYNLIREIQPAAFSLMPNLKLLFLNDNLLRTLPTDAFAGTSLARLNLRNNHFLALPVAGVLEHLHAIVQIDLKLNPWDCTCDLVPLKQWLEALSSVSVVGDVLCASPERLARRDLRSLELGALCPAALRPPAAAAAAAAASPPAAAAPPPPSATGAAAYELPPPAAAVPLSVLILSLLVLFFSAVLLAAGLFAFVLRRRRRKRPFRGPRAEAAELGGPGGFQEGGGGERSPEKAPPAGHVYDYIPHPVTQMCNNPIYKPREDDEEDEAAAGGGGGEAAELLRGAGERFAAAPPGPEPGTNYRTLLEKEQEWSLAVSSSQLNTIVAAHPQHPAGGGLAAGAGGPGAAAAAAGGAPRDRDRPPPCAVGFVDCLYGTVPKLKELHVHPPGMQYPDLQQDARLKETLLFAAGKGFSEHQTPTSEYLELRAKLQTKPDYLEVLEKTTYRF from the coding sequence ATGATGAAACCTTCCTCGGCAGAGACGCTTCATAAAGGAAGGATGTTGTGGATAATTCTTCTAAGCACAATTGCTCTAGCATGGACTACACCAATTCCCTTGATAGAGGACTCGGAGGAACTTGATGAACCCTGCTTTGATCCATGTTACTGTGAAGTGAAGGAGAGCATTTTCCATATACATTGCGACAACAAAGGATTTATAAATATTAGTCAGATAACAGAGTCATGGTCAAGACCTTTTAAACTTTATCTGCAGAGGAATTCCATGAGGAAATTGTACACCAAcagttttcttcatctgaaCAATGCTGTGTCTATTAACCTTGGGAACAATGCACTGCAGGACATTCAGACGGGGGCTTTTAATGGGCTCCGAGTTCTGAAGAGGTTGTATTTGCACGAAAACAAATTGGACATTTTCAGAAACGACACTTTCCTGGGTTTGGAAAGTCTGGAATATCTGCAGGCAGATTACAATGTCATTAAGCGGATTGAAAGCGGGGCATTTCGAAACCTAAGTAAATTGAGGGTCCTTATCCTAAATGACAATCTGATCCCCATGCTTCCCACCAACCTATTTAAGTCCGTGTCCTTAACCCACTTGGACTTGCGTGGGAACAGGTTAAAAGTCCTTTCGTACCGTGGGATGTTGGACCATATTGGCAGGAGCCTGATGGAGATTCAGCTGGAGGAGAACCCGTGGAACTGTACGTGTGAGATCGTGCAGCTGAAGAGCTGGCTGGAGCGCATCCCCTACACCGCCCTGGTGGGGGACATCACCTGCGAGACCCCCTTCCACTTCCATGGGAAGGACCTGCGGGAAATCAAAAGAAGTAAGCTCTGCCCCATGCTGTCCGACTCCGAGGTGGAAGCCAGCCTGGGCATCCCTCAGCTGTCGTCCAGCAAGGAGAATGCGTGGCCTACGAAGCCGTCCTCCATGCTGTCCTCCTTCCATTTCACCGCTTCCTCCGTTGAGTACAAAACATCCAACAAGCAGCCCAAGCCCACCAAGCAGCCCAGGGCACCCCggcctcccccaaccccccgcgGCCTGTACCCCGGGCCAAACCAGCCGCCCGTGGCCGCCTACCAAACCAGGCCCCCGATCCCCATCATCTGCCCTACCGGCTGCTCCTGCAGTTTGCACATCAACGACCTGGGCCTGACGGTCAACTGCAAGGAGCGAGGGTTTCACAACATCTCCGAGCTCCTGCCCAGGCCCCTGAACGCCAAGAAGCTCTACCTGAGCGGGAATTTGATCCAGAAAATCTACCGCTCCGATTTCTggaatttttcctctttggatCTCTTGCACCTGGGGAACAACCGCATCTCCTACGTGCAGGACGGGGCCTTTATCAACCTGCCCAATCTCAAGAGCCTCTACCTGAACGGCAACGACATCGAGCGGCTCACCCCGGGCATGTTCCGGGGCCTGCAGAGTTTGCATTACCTGTACTTCGAGTACAACCTGATCAGGGAAATCCAGCCGGCGGCCTTCAGCCTCATGCCCAACCTGAAGCTGCTCTTCCTCAACGACAACCTGCTCCGCACCCTGCCCACTGACGCCTTCGCCGGCACCTCGCTGGCCCGCCTCAACCTGCGCAACAACCACTTCTTGGCGCTGCCGGTGGCCGGGGTGCTGGAGCACCTGCACGCCATCGTGCAGATCGACCTGAAGCTCAACCCCTGGGACTGCACCTGCGACCTGGTGCCCCTCAAGCAGTGGCTCGAGGCACTCAGCTCGGTCAGCGTGGTGGGCGACGTGTTGTGCGCCAGCCCCGAGCGCTTGGCTCGCCGCGACCTGCGCTCCCTTGAGCTGGGGGCGCTCTGCCCCGCCGCCCtgcgcccccccgccgccgccgccgccgctgccgccgcctcgcccccggccgccgccgcccccccgccgccctccgccaCCGGCGCGGCCGCCTACGagctgccgccgcccgccgccgccgtgccgCTCTCCGTGCTCATCCTCAGCCTGCTGGTCCTCTTCTTCTCGGCCGTGCTGCTGGCCGCCGGGCTCTTCGCCTTCGTGCTGAGGCGCCGCCGGAGGAAGCGGCCGTTCCGCGGGCCCCGGGCGGAGGCGGCGGAGCTGGGCGGCCCGGGGGGCTTCCAGGAGGGCGGCGGAGGGGAGCGCTCCCCGGAGAAGGCGCCCCCGGCGGGCCACGTCTACGACTACATCCCGCACCCGGTGACCCAGATGTGCAACAACCCCATCTACAAGCCGCGGGAGGACGACGAGGAGgacgaggcggcggcggggggcggcgggggggaggcGGCCGAGCTGCTGCGGGGCGCCGGAGAGCGTTtcgccgccgcgccccccggcccggagCCGGGCACCAACTACCGCACCTTGCTGGAGAAGGAGCAGGAGTGGAGCCTGGCCGTGTCCAGCTCGCAGCTCAACACCATCGTGGCCGCCCACCCGCAGCATCCCGCGGGCGGAGGGCTGGCGGCgggcgccggggggccgggggcggcggcggcggcggcgggcggagccccccgggaccGCGACCGCCCGCCCCCCTGCGCCGTGGGCTTCGTGGACTGCCTGTACGGCACCGTGCCCAAGCTGAAGGAACTGCACGTGCACCCCCCTGGCATGCAATACCCGGACCTCCAGCAGGACGCCAGGCTCAAAGAAACCCTTCTCTTCGCGGCCGGCAAGGGCTTCTCAGAGCACCAAACCCCCACAAGCGAATACCTCGAGTTAAGGGCCAAACTCCAAACCAAGCCGGATTACCTCGAAGTCCTGGAGAAGACCACGTACCGGTTCTGa